A region from the Algoriphagus machipongonensis genome encodes:
- the ribH gene encoding 6,7-dimethyl-8-ribityllumazine synthase, whose protein sequence is MATSLKSLSAHSSKNVTDMGSKTFGIIVSEWNEEVTEALYSGALQTLLENGAKKDNIIRKNVPGSFELTLAAQWLAQEESIDAVICLGCVIQGETKHFDFICDAVAHGITNVSLKYNKPVIFGVLTPNTQQQALDRAGGKHGNKGDEAAITAVKMLGF, encoded by the coding sequence ATGGCAACTTCCTTAAAAAGCCTCAGCGCCCATTCCTCAAAAAACGTAACCGACATGGGGTCCAAGACTTTTGGAATCATCGTTTCAGAGTGGAATGAAGAAGTAACAGAAGCTTTATATTCTGGCGCATTACAGACATTGCTTGAAAATGGAGCCAAGAAGGATAATATCATCCGTAAAAATGTTCCAGGCTCTTTTGAGCTTACTTTAGCAGCTCAGTGGTTGGCACAAGAGGAAAGCATTGACGCAGTGATTTGTTTAGGCTGTGTGATCCAAGGAGAGACGAAGCATTTTGATTTCATCTGTGATGCCGTAGCTCATGGGATTACCAATGTCTCATTGAAATATAATAAGCCTGTGATTTTTGGAGTGTTGACACCCAATACTCAGCAGCAGGCACTAGACCGTGCTGGTGGAAAGCATGGCAACAAAGGTGATGAAGCAGCGATCACTGCTGTGAAAATGCTTGGATTTTAA